A window from Methanomassiliicoccus sp. encodes these proteins:
- a CDS encoding DMT family transporter: MKAPLGKYELLLVSSGVLWGTSFSTVKIALNGDMDPVLLALLRFVVGTAAIVPAVYWMKRLDLKMFISLPILVNSFLNALSFALQNAGMVSTSATNSVLLVNTNVGVVAILAAIFLAEAITPRIIVGIFLGMLGVLFISTGGDLSAIYSGTFWGNLLVLAAGWVWAFYIVLQKKILDPKADVLMVTAAIMGDTMLFLIPLTLLFTTSYSIPGTGWIAVVYIGLVCTFAANLLYNAGLKGVKASVSSVILLIEVVSGMVFAILLLGEMPTTVTAMGGALILMSILVISFANGKSGNSHKATPKA; this comes from the coding sequence ATGAAGGCACCCCTGGGCAAGTACGAACTGTTGCTCGTCTCATCCGGGGTGCTGTGGGGGACTTCGTTCTCCACCGTCAAGATCGCTCTCAACGGCGACATGGACCCGGTCCTGCTCGCTCTCCTGAGGTTCGTGGTGGGCACCGCGGCCATCGTACCGGCGGTGTACTGGATGAAGCGGTTGGACCTCAAGATGTTTATCTCCCTGCCGATCCTCGTCAATTCCTTTCTCAACGCTCTGAGCTTCGCGCTGCAGAACGCCGGGATGGTATCTACATCGGCCACCAATTCCGTTCTTCTGGTCAACACCAACGTGGGCGTGGTGGCCATTCTGGCGGCGATCTTCCTGGCTGAGGCGATCACTCCGCGAATCATTGTCGGGATATTCCTCGGGATGCTCGGCGTGCTTTTCATTTCCACCGGGGGCGACCTCTCGGCTATCTACAGCGGCACCTTCTGGGGCAACCTTCTGGTGCTGGCCGCAGGGTGGGTATGGGCCTTCTACATCGTGCTCCAGAAGAAGATCCTCGACCCCAAGGCGGATGTGCTGATGGTGACTGCTGCCATCATGGGTGACACCATGCTGTTCCTTATTCCCCTGACCCTACTATTCACCACCAGTTACTCCATCCCAGGTACTGGTTGGATCGCGGTAGTGTACATCGGCCTGGTATGTACCTTCGCCGCCAACCTACTGTATAACGCCGGGCTCAAGGGGGTCAAAGCCAGCGTATCCTCGGTAATCCTTCTGATCGAGGTCGTATCAGGCATGGTATTCGCCATATTATTACTGGGAGAGATGCCCACGACGGTGACCGCTATGGGCGGAGCTCTCATCCTGATGTCGATTCTTGTGATCTCCTTCGCCAACGGGAAGAGCGGCAACAGCCACAAGGCCACGCCTAAGGCTTGA
- a CDS encoding NDP-sugar synthase has translation MSEDITAVILAGGEGTRLRPLTSTRPKPLLPILGRPCVEYVIRSLVDAEVGRAFLTCGYRSQDMVDQLGNGRQFGLEMRFAFEDHPAGTAGAVKLLEKELKGTIVVVSGDVLADVDIRSLVAMHRRTGALATMALTTVDRPEEFGIVGLDDDGRIVRFKEKPRTEEVFSNLINAGIYVLEERALQDIPEGEKFDFSKQLFPKLLERSEPLYGMPISGLWKDIGRPHDLLDANIRMAERKGTTIQVPGASCSGRIVATRFEAQGCEINGPAYIGEGTVIGPRASLTRCAVGGQAAVGEGTAISDSFLMGGCTLGPDCTVQGSLMGQGCRIGQGVSIINSVLGDGIVLDGPITVEGRTLE, from the coding sequence GTGAGCGAAGACATCACTGCAGTCATCCTCGCCGGCGGGGAGGGGACGAGGCTACGCCCTCTGACCAGCACCCGCCCCAAGCCCCTGCTCCCCATCCTAGGTAGGCCATGCGTGGAATACGTCATCCGTTCTCTGGTAGACGCCGAGGTCGGCCGGGCCTTCCTGACCTGCGGATACCGCTCCCAGGACATGGTCGACCAGCTGGGCAACGGTCGACAGTTCGGCCTGGAGATGCGCTTCGCGTTCGAGGACCATCCCGCGGGCACGGCGGGCGCGGTCAAGCTTCTGGAGAAGGAGCTCAAGGGAACTATCGTCGTGGTCAGCGGGGACGTGCTGGCGGACGTGGACATCCGCTCTCTGGTGGCGATGCACCGGAGGACAGGCGCCCTGGCCACCATGGCCTTGACCACCGTGGACCGCCCAGAGGAGTTCGGTATCGTCGGCCTGGACGACGACGGCCGCATCGTCAGGTTCAAGGAGAAGCCTCGTACCGAGGAGGTGTTCTCCAACCTCATCAACGCCGGCATCTATGTATTGGAGGAGCGGGCCCTGCAGGACATCCCCGAGGGGGAGAAGTTCGATTTCTCCAAACAGCTGTTCCCCAAGCTCCTGGAGCGTTCGGAGCCGCTGTACGGCATGCCCATCTCCGGCCTGTGGAAGGACATCGGAAGGCCACACGACCTACTGGACGCCAACATACGGATGGCCGAGCGGAAGGGAACCACCATCCAGGTGCCCGGGGCATCCTGCAGCGGCAGGATCGTGGCCACCCGCTTCGAAGCCCAGGGCTGCGAGATCAACGGCCCAGCATACATCGGTGAGGGGACGGTCATCGGACCTCGGGCCTCGCTGACCAGGTGCGCGGTGGGGGGCCAGGCGGCGGTGGGCGAGGGCACAGCGATCTCTGACTCCTTCCTCATGGGCGGCTGCACCCTGGGGCCGGATTGCACTGTCCAGGGAAGTCTGATGGGCCAAGGGTGCCGCATCGGGCAGGGGGTCTCCATCATCAACTCCGTGCTGGGTGACGGCATCGTACTGGACGGGCCGATCACGGTGGAGGGGCGGACCCTGGAATGA
- a CDS encoding ARMT1-like domain-containing protein: MAPRCVPCLLGRVLFEVELCDPSKSAPAMRDSLKILKEGFVAGANSAEVATRVHERAYSVLGCEDPYLDLKKRSQEVAVDLLPRAQCLIESSPDRLKAAALAAIAGNVMDFGIAGLTDPNELPRQFDAIVRQGLDVDDLERVREIIASSRRVMYFLDNCGEDVLDTLLVREIRALGPQVTGVLKGKAILTDVTLEDGRRSGIIDEFDDIMTTGMFAVGVDVHRLGDRLRREMEAADLIICKGMANFESLSDAPYRPIAFLMKAKCKPVADAVGAKEGDNVVRLYEGQALKRG, from the coding sequence ATGGCCCCGCGATGTGTCCCCTGCCTACTGGGGCGCGTCCTGTTCGAGGTGGAACTGTGCGATCCGAGTAAAAGCGCCCCCGCCATGCGAGATTCACTGAAGATACTCAAGGAAGGCTTTGTAGCGGGAGCAAACTCTGCCGAGGTCGCCACCAGGGTCCACGAGCGTGCCTACAGCGTCCTGGGATGCGAGGACCCCTACCTCGACCTCAAGAAGAGGAGCCAGGAGGTTGCCGTCGACCTGCTTCCGAGGGCCCAATGCCTCATCGAATCCTCCCCTGACCGTCTTAAGGCGGCGGCCCTGGCAGCCATTGCCGGTAACGTCATGGACTTCGGGATCGCCGGCCTCACCGATCCTAACGAGCTCCCCCGGCAGTTCGATGCCATCGTGCGCCAGGGCCTCGACGTGGACGACCTGGAGCGGGTCCGGGAGATCATCGCCTCCTCCCGCAGGGTGATGTACTTCCTGGACAACTGCGGCGAGGACGTACTGGATACTCTGTTGGTGCGGGAGATAAGAGCTCTCGGCCCCCAGGTGACCGGGGTGTTGAAGGGCAAGGCCATCCTGACCGACGTCACCCTAGAGGACGGACGGAGATCGGGCATCATCGACGAGTTCGACGACATCATGACCACTGGTATGTTCGCTGTGGGAGTGGACGTCCACCGCTTGGGCGACCGTCTTCGGCGGGAGATGGAGGCGGCCGATCTCATAATCTGTAAGGGCATGGCCAACTTCGAATCGCTCTCCGACGCACCCTACCGGCCGATCGCCTTCCTGATGAAGGCCAAGTGCAAGCCGGTCGCCGATGCGGTGGGGGCCAAAGAGGGGGATAACGTTGTGCGCCTGTACGAGGGGCAGGCGCTCAAGCGAGGGTAG
- a CDS encoding CDC48 family AAA ATPase, with protein sequence MADSVILKVESAQHQSEVGLGRARIDTQTRKDLNVDMGDFIEIVGKRKTAAKVFRASNEDEGRGIISIDGMIRSNAGVSIGEKVTVVRADTQPAAKVVVAPKIPPGKRVRFGPGVEELFKKGLTNRPLVKGDAMIIPNIALMGGFLPFMVISTQPGGVVVVGGHTELVVKTEPMEATEATTTAVTYDDVGGLEDELKRVREIIELPLKHPELFDRLGIDAPKGVLLYGPPGTGKTLIAKAVASESGANFYSIQGPEIMSKYYGQSEEKLREKFEEAEKTAPSIVFIDEIDSIAPKREEVSGETERRVVAQMLTLMDGLGGRGQVIVIGATNREDAIDPALRRPGRFDREIEIGVPTLSGRKEIMQIHTRGMPLAEDVDLDMLANVTHGYVGADLASLAREAAMKCLRRYVPDFDLDKPVPPGVLERMRVTQEDFKDALREVEPSAMREVAIEIPNVAWGDVGGLEDIKRLLKEMIELPLQDPSSFTRLGIRPGRGVLLYGPPGTGKTLLARAVANECHVNFINIKGPEVMSKWVGESEKAIRQIFKKAKQVAPAIVFLDEIDAIAPRRGMGNDSNVTERVVNQLLTSMDGFESLGNVTVMAATNRPDIVDPALLRPGRFDRMALVPAPDPAARRSIIAINTKSMPLEGVDVEAIVSRTEGFVGADLEALCREAGMMAMRESRSADKVHMRHFEAALKVIKPSCGKDVMKWYEEFSRSRDHIAPRWQDPGVYR encoded by the coding sequence ATGGCGGATTCCGTGATCCTCAAGGTCGAGAGCGCTCAGCATCAGTCCGAGGTCGGCCTCGGCAGAGCGAGGATCGACACCCAGACCAGGAAGGACCTGAACGTCGATATGGGGGACTTCATCGAGATCGTAGGCAAGAGAAAGACCGCGGCCAAGGTGTTCCGGGCATCCAACGAGGACGAGGGCCGGGGGATCATCTCCATCGACGGGATGATCCGCTCCAACGCGGGGGTCAGCATTGGGGAGAAGGTCACGGTGGTCCGGGCCGATACTCAGCCCGCGGCCAAGGTGGTCGTGGCGCCCAAGATCCCGCCGGGCAAGAGGGTGCGCTTCGGCCCGGGGGTGGAGGAGCTGTTCAAAAAGGGGCTAACCAACCGCCCGCTGGTCAAGGGGGACGCCATGATCATTCCCAACATCGCCCTCATGGGCGGATTCCTGCCGTTCATGGTCATAAGTACCCAGCCGGGAGGAGTGGTCGTTGTCGGCGGCCACACCGAGCTGGTAGTGAAGACCGAGCCCATGGAGGCCACGGAGGCGACCACCACCGCTGTGACCTATGATGACGTCGGGGGGCTGGAGGACGAGCTAAAGCGGGTCCGGGAGATCATCGAGCTTCCCCTCAAGCATCCCGAACTCTTCGACCGGCTGGGCATCGACGCTCCCAAGGGAGTGCTGCTCTACGGACCGCCGGGCACCGGCAAGACGCTGATCGCCAAAGCGGTGGCCAGTGAGTCGGGGGCTAACTTCTACAGCATACAAGGCCCGGAGATCATGTCCAAGTACTACGGGCAGAGCGAAGAGAAGCTGCGCGAGAAGTTCGAGGAGGCGGAGAAGACCGCGCCGTCCATCGTGTTCATCGACGAGATCGACTCCATCGCCCCCAAGCGGGAGGAGGTCAGCGGGGAGACCGAACGGAGGGTCGTGGCCCAGATGCTGACCCTCATGGACGGGCTGGGCGGGCGGGGACAGGTCATCGTCATCGGTGCCACCAACCGCGAGGATGCCATCGACCCGGCGCTCCGCCGTCCCGGGCGATTCGACCGGGAGATTGAGATCGGGGTCCCCACCCTGAGCGGACGCAAGGAGATCATGCAGATCCACACTCGGGGCATGCCCCTGGCCGAGGATGTCGACCTGGACATGCTGGCCAACGTGACCCACGGTTACGTCGGCGCGGACCTGGCCTCTTTGGCCAGGGAAGCGGCGATGAAGTGCCTTCGCCGCTATGTCCCGGACTTCGACCTGGACAAGCCGGTGCCCCCCGGGGTGCTGGAGAGGATGAGGGTGACCCAGGAAGACTTCAAGGACGCCCTCAGAGAGGTGGAGCCATCGGCCATGCGAGAGGTGGCCATCGAAATACCCAACGTGGCGTGGGGCGATGTCGGTGGCCTGGAAGATATCAAGCGGCTGCTTAAGGAGATGATTGAGCTTCCCCTGCAAGATCCTTCCAGCTTCACCCGCCTGGGCATCAGGCCGGGGCGGGGCGTGCTGCTCTATGGACCGCCGGGCACCGGCAAGACGCTGCTGGCCCGGGCAGTGGCCAACGAATGCCACGTCAACTTCATCAACATCAAGGGCCCCGAGGTCATGTCCAAGTGGGTTGGCGAGTCGGAGAAGGCCATTCGTCAGATCTTCAAGAAGGCCAAGCAGGTGGCCCCGGCCATCGTGTTCCTGGACGAGATCGACGCCATCGCCCCCCGCCGGGGGATGGGCAACGACTCTAACGTCACCGAGAGGGTGGTCAACCAGCTGCTCACTTCGATGGACGGCTTTGAGTCCCTGGGCAACGTGACGGTCATGGCCGCCACCAACCGCCCGGACATCGTGGACCCCGCCCTGCTGAGGCCGGGACGCTTCGACCGCATGGCCCTCGTGCCGGCACCCGACCCGGCAGCCAGAAGGAGCATCATCGCCATCAACACCAAGAGCATGCCCCTGGAGGGAGTGGACGTTGAGGCCATCGTCTCCCGGACCGAGGGTTTCGTAGGCGCCGACCTGGAGGCCCTGTGCCGGGAGGCGGGCATGATGGCCATGCGCGAGTCTAGGAGCGCAGATAAGGTACACATGCGACACTTCGAGGCTGCCCTCAAGGTCATCAAGCCATCCTGCGGCAAGGACGTGATGAAGTGGTACGAGGAGTTCTCCCGCTCCCGGGACCACATCGCCCCCCGGTGGCAGGA
- a CDS encoding glycosyltransferase produces the protein MVLLVVRPAKNSLFSIIIPTYDEVRNIDRMIIRLLELYPGVKVLVLDDNSKDGTIEAVTALEASKKDVSLVIRDPGDRGLTAAVMDGIARTTTPYYIVMDADFQHPPETLAEIMAALEGGADMVIGKREHKEALNWKRRTSSDAAQFLAHTYLRMHRQPHPDDIMSGLFGARTDMSQKIVTENGILFEKKGFKVLFDLLKFVPRDITVAEVHYQFGDRADGESKLSSTIITSILRQCGLPGKCVAYVADRVFLKRSGQVVLLTLVALMGVIMIILS, from the coding sequence GTGGTCCTGTTGGTAGTACGACCAGCCAAAAACTCCCTTTTCTCAATAATTATCCCTACCTATGACGAGGTTCGTAATATCGACAGGATGATTATCCGCCTTCTAGAGCTTTATCCAGGAGTAAAAGTCCTCGTGCTGGACGATAACTCCAAGGATGGGACCATAGAAGCAGTAACGGCCCTTGAGGCTAGCAAAAAAGATGTGTCGCTAGTGATCCGAGACCCTGGTGATCGCGGACTCACCGCAGCGGTAATGGATGGCATCGCAAGAACGACAACGCCATACTACATCGTCATGGATGCCGATTTTCAGCACCCTCCCGAAACCTTGGCAGAGATAATGGCCGCGCTGGAGGGCGGCGCGGACATGGTCATTGGCAAGAGAGAACACAAGGAAGCTTTGAACTGGAAACGAAGGACCTCTTCGGACGCGGCACAGTTCTTGGCTCATACATATCTAAGGATGCACCGTCAGCCTCATCCAGATGATATCATGAGCGGCCTGTTCGGGGCGCGTACCGATATGTCTCAGAAAATCGTAACCGAGAATGGCATTCTTTTCGAAAAGAAGGGTTTCAAGGTCCTATTCGACCTATTAAAGTTTGTACCCAGGGACATTACCGTGGCGGAGGTTCATTACCAGTTTGGGGACCGCGCGGACGGGGAGTCCAAGCTCTCCTCGACAATCATCACCTCGATCTTGCGGCAATGTGGTTTGCCGGGGAAGTGCGTGGCATACGTCGCGGACCGTGTGTTCCTGAAACGGTCTGGCCAAGTTGTGCTTCTGACCCTTGTGGCGCTCATGGGCGTCATCATGATCATCCTCTCGTGA